In Planctomycetota bacterium, a single window of DNA contains:
- a CDS encoding PEP-CTERM sorting domain-containing protein (PEP-CTERM proteins occur, often in large numbers, in the proteomes of bacteria that also encode an exosortase, a predicted intramembrane cysteine proteinase. The presence of a PEP-CTERM domain at a protein's C-terminus predicts cleavage within the sorting domain, followed by covalent anchoring to some some component of the (usually Gram-negative) cell surface. Many PEP-CTERM proteins exhibit an unusual sequence composition that includes large numbers of potential glycosylation sites. Expression of one such protein has been shown restore the ability of a bacterium to form floc, a type of biofilm.), producing the protein ASTLDNTENIWFNLLDGHSYRLDVVRGSGQGNFLWDYGLGWQMVPEPDSAFLFLAGVAVPMLLRRRRRR; encoded by the coding sequence GCCAGCACCCTCGACAACACGGAGAATATCTGGTTCAACCTCCTGGACGGGCACAGTTACCGGCTGGACGTGGTGCGTGGGAGCGGGCAGGGCAACTTCCTGTGGGACTACGGCCTGGGGTGGCAGATGGTGCCGGAGCCCGACTCTGCCTTCCTGTTCTTGGCGGGGGTTGCCGTCCCGATGCTCCTGCGCCGGCGGCGGAGGCGATAG
- a CDS encoding amino acid-binding protein — MALKVTQTEVWAASIQDKPGGLAEKLEALAKAGAALDFVIARRSPDKPGTGVLFVAPLKGDKAVQAAKAAGFTRTDSLHSVRLEGPDQAGLGARLTRKLADAGINLRGLSAAAIGDRFVCYLALDSAGDAAKAADLLKNF, encoded by the coding sequence ATGGCTCTGAAGGTCACGCAAACGGAAGTCTGGGCCGCGAGCATTCAGGACAAGCCCGGCGGTCTGGCCGAAAAACTCGAGGCCCTTGCCAAGGCCGGCGCCGCCCTCGACTTCGTCATCGCTCGCCGCTCGCCCGACAAGCCCGGCACGGGCGTCCTCTTCGTCGCCCCCTTGAAGGGCGACAAGGCCGTCCAGGCCGCCAAGGCCGCCGGCTTCACCAGGACCGACAGCCTCCACTCCGTCCGCCTCGAGGGGCCCGACCAGGCAGGCCTCGGCGCGCGCCTGACCCGCAAACTCGCCGACGCCGGCATCAACCTGCGCGGCCTGTCGGCCGCCGCCATCGGCGACCGCTTCGTCTGCTATCTGGCGCTCGATTCCGCCGGCGACGCCGCCAAGGCCGCCGACCTCCTGAAAAACTTCTGA